The following are encoded together in the bacterium genome:
- a CDS encoding HDOD domain-containing protein, producing the protein MFHRSSDRIDLPSIPAALKRIIDITRTDDVDADSLARVVMTDQSLACRVLRLANSAYFCRREKAETITDAILTLGFGYVRNLAASASVLDILFPSHVFPGFNWQNFWRHSVTTAIASESFYSFATGCKRKSEESAFVAGLMHDIGKLVIARALPFRFREVVENCRERRIEMLEAETETLRTNHVYIGKQLAASWRLPEKLIAGIAYHHRDDSSDYPELTAAVHAANMLAKRIEDSYLIGVHPNISLTEIGKVAGLDAQSVNFVIDEVRIGLKRCGEILSWGKDLPYDMPRAA; encoded by the coding sequence TTGTTCCACAGATCATCCGACCGAATAGACTTACCGAGCATTCCCGCCGCCCTCAAGCGAATAATAGACATAACAAGAACCGATGATGTGGATGCAGACAGCCTGGCGCGTGTCGTGATGACCGACCAGTCGCTGGCATGCCGAGTGCTGCGGCTGGCCAACTCAGCATACTTCTGCCGCAGGGAAAAAGCCGAGACCATCACCGATGCGATCCTGACGCTCGGTTTTGGGTATGTGCGCAACCTGGCGGCATCGGCATCCGTGCTCGACATATTATTTCCCAGCCATGTGTTCCCAGGGTTCAATTGGCAGAATTTCTGGCGTCACTCGGTCACGACTGCAATTGCATCGGAGTCATTTTATTCGTTCGCCACGGGATGCAAGAGAAAATCAGAAGAATCGGCGTTTGTCGCGGGTCTTATGCACGACATCGGCAAACTGGTCATAGCACGTGCGCTGCCGTTCAGGTTCAGAGAGGTTGTCGAGAACTGTAGAGAGCGTAGAATCGAGATGCTTGAAGCCGAGACCGAGACACTTCGCACCAATCATGTGTATATCGGAAAGCAGTTGGCCGCATCATGGCGTCTGCCCGAAAAACTTATCGCCGGGATCGCCTATCACCATCGTGATGACTCATCGGACTACCCCGAACTGACCGCAGCCGTGCACGCAGCAAACATGCTGGCAAAACGTATTGAAGACAGCTATTTGATCGGTGTGCACCCCAACATAAGCCTGACCGAGATTGGCAAGGTCGCTGGTCTCGATGCGCAATCCGTCAACTTCGTGATCGATGAAGTGCGTATAGGGCTCAAGCGCTGCGGTGAGATACTTTCATGGGGCAAAGACCTCCCATACGATATGCCTCGCGCTGCATGA
- a CDS encoding phosphodiester glycosidase family protein has protein sequence MLRSISLTIGILILTSLCIFAYAGEIHKAAASGDLARVQELVNDDPTLVNSQDVSGATPLHWAVDRNQRAMVDLLIALGANINAKKKNGVTPTHIAAGEGRNEILEILLTRSADVNAKDNYGRTPISIARYRQKAEAVKILAAHGVSGSTIVRGIETSHKSVSYSRAYVRGHAVNVIYINMDDPSVRIGAAIAKNGIGRSESFGSFMKRLKPTAAINGTFFCNRSLKPIGDIVIGGNMAHFGGMGTGLCITSDNRVSFVSTTRNHHMDWSKYETVIACGPRLLTDGSITLDPYGEGFRDSHVLGSARRTAVGLTGKNRLIFVSTSSACSLYTLASIMSNLGCTDALNFDGGSSSAMHYRGKNISSPGRSLTNVLYVYEHGRNTASR, from the coding sequence ATGCTTCGATCCATATCTCTGACAATTGGAATTTTGATATTGACGTCACTGTGCATATTTGCATATGCAGGCGAAATACACAAGGCAGCCGCCAGTGGTGATCTTGCACGTGTGCAGGAACTGGTAAACGACGACCCCACACTTGTCAACTCACAGGACGTATCCGGCGCAACCCCGCTGCACTGGGCGGTCGACCGCAATCAGCGCGCAATGGTGGACCTGCTTATCGCTCTGGGCGCAAACATCAACGCAAAGAAGAAAAACGGCGTCACCCCAACGCATATCGCAGCGGGTGAGGGCCGCAATGAAATTCTCGAAATCCTGCTCACCCGAAGCGCCGATGTCAATGCAAAGGATAACTATGGCCGCACGCCGATCTCTATCGCTCGATATCGGCAGAAAGCGGAGGCCGTAAAGATTCTGGCTGCTCATGGAGTGTCTGGCTCTACAATTGTAAGGGGTATTGAGACGTCGCACAAGTCTGTGAGCTATTCAAGAGCGTATGTGCGCGGGCATGCAGTCAATGTCATCTATATCAATATGGACGACCCGTCTGTGCGCATAGGCGCGGCGATAGCAAAAAACGGCATAGGCAGAAGCGAGTCGTTCGGGTCGTTCATGAAGCGCCTAAAACCCACAGCCGCCATCAACGGCACTTTCTTCTGCAACCGCAGTCTCAAACCCATCGGCGATATCGTGATAGGCGGCAATATGGCGCATTTCGGCGGGATGGGTACCGGCCTTTGCATAACATCAGACAACAGAGTGTCGTTTGTCTCCACAACACGCAATCACCATATGGATTGGAGCAAATACGAGACCGTCATAGCATGCGGACCGCGTCTGCTCACAGACGGATCCATTACTCTCGACCCCTATGGCGAGGGTTTCAGAGATTCGCATGTGCTCGGAAGCGCACGCAGGACCGCGGTCGGCCTCACGGGCAAAAACAGGCTCATATTCGTGAGTACATCCTCTGCTTGTTCGCTTTATACACTTGCCTCCATTATGAGCAACCTCGGCTGCACGGATGCGCTCAACTTCGACGGCGGATCATCATCAGCCATGCACTATCGCGGCAAGAACATATCCTCTCCCGGCAGGTCACTTACAAACGTGTTGTATGTATATGAGCACGGTCGGAACACAGCATCGAGATAA
- a CDS encoding redox-sensing transcriptional repressor Rex, producing the protein MPKAVILRFESYLTYLGQLKSEGKKTATSEELARLFGISSSRVRQDLVALGVVGRPRSGYDIEILERTIIAALDVDNVKKIALVGFGNLGRALAGSEVWKQGGFELKAIFDVNPEVIGTEAHGVKVRNITEMFGVIKSEQIEAACITVPASAAQGAANLLVTAGVRGIWNFSPIEIDVPSEVIVENMRLEQGLMTLSFRMRTMKK; encoded by the coding sequence GTGCCAAAAGCAGTCATTCTGAGATTCGAAAGCTATCTGACTTACCTGGGACAACTTAAGAGCGAAGGCAAAAAGACGGCAACGAGCGAAGAACTGGCAAGACTGTTTGGAATATCCAGTTCAAGAGTCAGGCAAGACCTTGTAGCGCTTGGAGTGGTCGGCAGACCGAGGTCCGGCTATGATATCGAAATATTGGAGCGCACCATTATCGCAGCTCTGGATGTCGATAACGTTAAGAAAATCGCGCTTGTCGGCTTTGGCAACCTGGGCAGGGCGCTGGCAGGCAGTGAGGTCTGGAAACAGGGCGGTTTCGAGCTTAAAGCGATATTCGATGTAAATCCCGAAGTCATCGGAACGGAAGCACACGGTGTAAAGGTTCGCAATATCACGGAGATGTTCGGCGTGATAAAGAGCGAACAAATTGAAGCGGCATGCATTACAGTACCGGCTTCGGCTGCACAGGGCGCTGCAAATCTGCTGGTGACGGCAGGCGTAAGGGGCATATGGAACTTCTCACCTATTGAGATAGACGTGCCATCGGAAGTGATTGTAGAGAATATGCGCCTTGAACAAGGACTTATGACTCTATCATTTCGTATGAGAACGATGAAAAAATAG
- a CDS encoding NADH-quinone oxidoreductase subunit NuoF, protein MKADVQAAIAAEKIRLSLCCGNGCVASGAREVFEALSVELERRNVPLKVDLLDEKENGIHLSASGCKGLCQHGPILKIAPYDYLYMRVKPEDAAEIVEETVLNGRAIDRLLLKDDATGKSYKTREDIPFYKHQTNILLSDCGTIDPRDIREYIARDGYKAASEVIFSMSPEDVCREITESGLRGRGGGGFPTGRKWTLTAAVQSEKKYVVCNGDEGDPGAFMDGAVMEGNPHAILEGMLIAGYAIGADEGYIYVRAEYPLAIRSLRRAIEQATEAGILGKNVMGSPFSFEIHIKEGAGAFVCGEETALIASIEGQRGMPRPKPPFPAQSGLWGKPTVINNVETYANVSKIILHGSEWFRSFGVEKSPGTKTFSITGEVTNTGLIEVPLGTTIRQVVYDIGGGIRTAGHEFKAVQIGGPSGGCLTKEHLDLPLDYDSLRAAGAMVGSGGLVILDEGTCMVEVARYFMTFTQSESCGKCVLCREGTKRMLEILEKIVAGNGTLEDIDLLEELALTVRDGSLCGLGKTAPNPVLSTLKYFRNEYIAHVVDKVCPAGQCHAFKTYSIAAERCKGCGLCAKKCPVGAISGEIKSPFVIDPSKCIKCGVCADVCKFEAVTL, encoded by the coding sequence ATCAAAGCCGATGTGCAGGCCGCAATCGCCGCCGAAAAGATCAGGCTGAGCCTGTGCTGCGGCAACGGATGCGTCGCCAGCGGGGCACGAGAAGTTTTTGAAGCCTTGAGCGTCGAACTCGAGCGCAGAAATGTCCCGTTGAAAGTCGATCTGCTCGATGAAAAAGAAAACGGCATTCATCTGTCGGCCAGCGGCTGCAAGGGACTCTGTCAGCACGGTCCGATCCTCAAGATCGCACCATATGACTATCTCTACATGAGAGTCAAACCGGAAGATGCGGCAGAAATTGTCGAGGAAACCGTCCTCAACGGTCGAGCGATCGACAGACTGCTGCTCAAGGACGACGCAACCGGCAAGAGCTATAAGACTCGGGAAGATATCCCGTTTTATAAACACCAGACAAACATTTTGCTCTCTGACTGCGGCACAATTGACCCCCGCGACATCCGCGAATACATCGCTCGCGACGGATATAAGGCCGCCAGCGAAGTCATCTTCTCGATGTCGCCCGAAGATGTGTGCCGCGAAATCACCGAATCGGGTCTGAGAGGACGCGGAGGCGGCGGATTCCCCACCGGACGCAAGTGGACGCTTACCGCCGCTGTACAGTCGGAAAAGAAATACGTGGTCTGTAATGGTGACGAGGGCGATCCCGGCGCGTTTATGGACGGAGCCGTGATGGAGGGCAACCCGCATGCGATCCTCGAAGGAATGCTGATAGCCGGTTATGCTATAGGCGCCGATGAGGGTTATATCTACGTTCGTGCTGAATATCCTCTGGCGATCAGGAGCCTGAGACGTGCCATAGAGCAGGCCACTGAAGCCGGAATCCTAGGCAAGAACGTAATGGGCAGTCCGTTCTCATTCGAGATTCATATCAAAGAAGGAGCCGGAGCTTTTGTCTGCGGCGAGGAGACCGCTCTTATCGCCTCGATAGAGGGTCAGAGAGGTATGCCGAGGCCAAAGCCGCCGTTCCCGGCGCAGTCGGGTCTTTGGGGCAAGCCGACGGTCATCAACAATGTCGAGACATATGCCAATGTCTCAAAGATAATCCTCCATGGCTCGGAATGGTTCAGGAGTTTCGGAGTCGAAAAGTCTCCGGGTACCAAGACATTCTCCATCACCGGCGAGGTCACCAACACCGGCCTGATCGAGGTTCCGCTCGGAACCACTATCCGCCAGGTTGTCTATGATATCGGCGGAGGAATCAGGACCGCGGGTCACGAGTTCAAGGCCGTGCAGATAGGCGGACCATCGGGCGGCTGTCTGACGAAGGAGCATCTCGATCTGCCGCTGGATTACGACAGTCTGCGTGCAGCAGGCGCAATGGTCGGCAGCGGCGGGCTTGTTATCCTCGACGAGGGTACGTGTATGGTTGAGGTCGCACGATATTTTATGACATTCACCCAGAGCGAGTCGTGCGGCAAGTGCGTACTCTGCCGTGAGGGGACGAAGCGTATGCTCGAAATCCTCGAAAAGATCGTGGCGGGCAACGGCACGCTGGAAGATATAGACCTGCTCGAAGAGCTTGCGCTCACGGTCAGAGACGGCTCACTATGCGGCCTGGGCAAGACAGCTCCGAACCCGGTCCTTTCGACCTTGAAATACTTCCGTAATGAATATATCGCGCATGTGGTGGACAAGGTCTGCCCTGCGGGTCAATGCCATGCGTTCAAGACATACTCGATTGCTGCCGAAAGGTGCAAGGGCTGTGGTCTTTGTGCAAAGAAGTGCCCGGTGGGTGCGATATCCGGCGAGATCAAGAGCCCGTTTGTGATCGACCCATCCAAATGCATCAAGTGCGGCGTATGCGCTGACGTATGTAAATTCGAGGCAGTAACTCTTTAG
- the nuoE gene encoding NADH-quinone oxidoreductase subunit NuoE yields the protein MAQAVTKEKPKSADRSFQRVLDIIEECGTKESSLIPILQKVQEEYRYLPEEILAFIATALDVPPATVFGVATFYAQFSLEPKGKYLIRVCDGTACHVRGNKTIIDAIRNKIGLKDGQRTTKDMRYTLEKVSCLGACGLAPAVVINDKIYGHMTPEKVVAAIDELEKEAGK from the coding sequence GTGGCACAAGCAGTCACAAAAGAGAAACCGAAAAGCGCTGACAGAAGTTTTCAGCGCGTGCTCGATATCATCGAGGAATGCGGCACAAAAGAGTCCTCGCTGATACCGATCCTTCAAAAGGTACAGGAAGAATATAGATATCTGCCTGAAGAGATTCTGGCTTTTATCGCAACAGCGCTGGATGTGCCGCCGGCGACGGTCTTCGGTGTGGCAACTTTTTATGCGCAGTTCTCGCTGGAGCCGAAGGGTAAATATCTGATCAGAGTATGCGATGGAACGGCCTGTCATGTCCGTGGAAACAAGACCATCATAGACGCCATACGCAACAAAATCGGGCTTAAGGACGGCCAGAGAACTACCAAAGACATGCGCTATACGCTCGAAAAGGTGAGCTGCCTGGGCGCATGTGGGTTGGCGCCTGCGGTGGTCATCAACGACAAGATTTACGGCCACATGACCCCCGAGAAGGTCGTCGCGGCAATCGACGAACTGGAGAAGGAGGCAGGTAAGTGA